AATGGTCTTGGCTTCGGTAACAAGACGTTCGAAAGAAAAAGGGCGAGGCTGGCTGAGCTTGACTTCCCCGGCCGCGAGGGCATCTGCAGGGAATCCGAGGGCGGCGAGCGCCATCGAGGCGCCACCGGCGGTGAGGAGTGAACGGCGGTCGATCATCGGCCAAGATGGTAACGAGGCTCGGACCCGCACCCCGTAGGCGGAGGGCGCAAGCCCCAGACCGCGCTGGCGGCCTTGTCCTACGATCGCAGATCGAATTCGAAAGCAAGGCCCGGAGTGCGCATGACAGTGCCGATCTCCAGAATCGGTTCATCGATCCACAAAGGACTTGCAATGAACATGATGACCAACCCCAACGAGATCCGCGCCCTTCAAACCGCAGGCGATCCACGCTGGGCGGCGGTGGTCGCGCGCGATGCGGCGGCCGACGGACAGTTCTTCTATTCGGTACGCAGCACCGGTGTGTACTGCCGGCCGTCCTGCGGGGCGCGCCAGCCGCGTCCCGAGAACGTGGCCTTCCACGCGACGGCTGCCGATGCGGAGCGCGCGGGCTTCAGGCCCTGCAGGCGCTGCAAGCCCGACGAGCCGGCGCGTGCCGCGCAGCAAGCAGCCCAGGTGGCCGAGCTGTGCCGCTTCATCGAGAACGCCGACGAGGCACCGACGCTGAACCAACTGGCCGATCGCGCCGGGCTCAGCAGCTTTCACCTGCATCGCATCTTCAAGGAAGTCACGGGGCTCACGCCCAAGGCCTATGCCGCGGCGCGTCGCGACCGGCGCGTGCGCGAAGCGCTGGGGCGCAGCGGGAGCGTGACGGACGCGATCTACGACGCGGGCTACAACTCCAACGGCCGCTTCTACGAGCGCTCGAACGAGGTGCTGGGCATGACGCCGACACGCTTTCGCGCCGGCGGCGCCGACACCGACATCCGCTTCGCCATCGGCCAGTGCGCGCTCGGCGCGATCCTGGTGGCGCAGAGCGAACGCGGCGTCTGCGCCATCGCGCTGGGCGACGACCCCGATGTGCTGGCGCGCGAGCTGCAGGACCGCTTTCCGAACGCCCGGCTGATCGGCGGCGACCCGGCTTTCGAACAACTGGTCGCGCGGGTGGTGGGCTTCGTCGAGGCACCGGGCGTGGGGCTGGACCTGCCGCTGGACGTGCGCGGCACGGCCTTCCAGCAGCGCGTATGGCAGGCGCTGCGCGAGATCCCGCCGGGCAGCACGGCCAGCTACGCCGAGATCGCCGAGCGCATCGGCAGCCCGAAGTCGGTGCGTGCGGTGGCGCAGGCCTGCGGCGCCAACGCGCTGGCGGTTGCGATCCCCTGCCATCGCGTGGTGCGCAGCGACGGCGCGCTCTCGGGTTATCGCTGGGGCGTGGAGCGCAAGAGCGCGCTGCTGAAGCGGGAGGCCGAGGCGGCATGATCGACTGGGACCGCGTGGCGCTGGATCTCGATGCCGAGGGCAGCGCGCTGATCGAAGGCCTGCTGTCGCGCGAGGCGTGCGAGTCTCTCGCGGCCTTGTATCCGCTCGATCCGCTGTTCCGCAGCCGCGTGCTGATGGAGCGCCACGGCTTCGGGCGCGGCGAGTACAAGTACTTCGACTACCCACTGCCCGAGCGGCTGGCGGGCCTGCGAGAAGAGATGTATCCGCAGCTCGCGCCGATCGCGAACCGCTGGAACCAGGTCATGGGCATCGACGTGCGCTATCCGCCGGAACACGCGGAGTTCATCGCGCGCTGCCATGCGGCGGGGCAGACGCGGCCTACGCCGCTTCTGCTGCAATACGGCGAGGGCGACTACAACTGCCTGCACCAGGACCTGTACGGCGAGCACGTGTTCCCGCTGCAGCTGGTGATCCTGCTGTCCGAGCCGGGCCGCGATTTCACCGGCGGCGAGTTCGTGATGACCGAGCAGCGCCCGCGCATGCAGTCGCGTCCGATGGTGCTACCGCTGCGCCAGGGCGATGCGGCGGTGATCGCGGTGCATCACCGGCCGGTGCAGGGCATGCGCGGCGTCTATCGCGTCAACCTGCGGCATGGCGTGAGCCGGGTGCGCTCGGGGCATCGGCATACGGCGGGCATCATCTTTCACGATGCCGCCTGACACCATGACGCCCGATTTATTCGACGATCTCGACGCGCCGGCGCTGCCGGCGACGCAGCCCCTCGCGCCCGGCGCGGTGCTGCTGCGCGGCTTCGCGCGACCGCACGAAGAGCAACTGCTGGCCGGGGTCGAAGAGGTGCTGGAGCGGGCACCGCTGCGTCACCTGATCACGCCCGGCGGCTTTCGCATGTCGGTGGCGATGAGCAACTGCGGCCGGCTGGGCTGGGTCTCCGACCGCAGCGGGTATCGCTATGACGAGAACGATCCTGACAGCGGACAGCCCTGGCCGGCGATGCCCGCTGCCTTCCTCGACCTGGCTGCGGCCGCCGCGCGCGCGGGCGGCTTCGAAGGCTTCGCGCCGGACGCCTGCCTGATCAACCGCTACGAGCCGGGCACGCGGCTCTCGCTGCACCAGGACCGCGACGAGGGTAACTACGACTGGCCGATCGTCTCGGTCTCGCTGGGCCTGCCGGCCGTGTTCCTGTTCGGCGGACCGAAGCGCTCCGACAAGGCGCAGCGCGTGCCGCTCGCGCATGGCGACGTGGTGGTGTGGGGTGGGCCTTCGCGGCTGCACTACCACGGTGTGTTGCCGGTGAAGGCGGGTGCGCATCCCCTGACGGGAGGCTGTCGCATCAATCTGACTTTTCGCAGGGCGGGCTGACGCTGTCCGGAGGAGAGCGCCCAGCAATCAGCGTGGTCGCGACCAGGCTCTTGAGGTCGGTCCATGGCCTGGCACCGGGCACGGTCGACGCGCCCGTCACCGCCGCCTTCGCGAAGGCGACCATGCGTTCCTGCAGGTAGCGCAAGTCTTCCGGGTCCCAGGTCTCGATCGAATGCGGGCCGCGCGCGACCACGATCTCCTTCAGGCCCCGGATGCGGTCGTAGGCGGCGATGGTGCCCTCCAGGCTCTCGGCACGGTCCCACAGCCCCTTGCCGAAGAACGCGGCGGGCCAGCTCGCCATGCCCGCGAGCGTGGCCGAGCTGGGATAGAAGACGATGTGATGCTCGGCCGCCATCCCGCCGAGGAACAGGTTGCGATCGGCCAGGTCGGCTGCGGCCGGCACGTAGCCCGCGCCGCTCGCGAAGGAGGCGAGCAGGATCGCGCCCTTGATGTTCGTGTAGCCCTTCGGCGGCGCGCAGGTGACGACTGGCATGTCATAGCTGCAGGACTCGACGAAGTTCTTCGTCATCGCCCAGGCCATCGACATGGAGCCGCGCGAGTAGCCGCCGAGCAGGATCGGGATCTGCCTG
Above is a window of Variovorax sp. RA8 DNA encoding:
- the ada gene encoding bifunctional DNA-binding transcriptional regulator/O6-methylguanine-DNA methyltransferase Ada; translated protein: MNMMTNPNEIRALQTAGDPRWAAVVARDAAADGQFFYSVRSTGVYCRPSCGARQPRPENVAFHATAADAERAGFRPCRRCKPDEPARAAQQAAQVAELCRFIENADEAPTLNQLADRAGLSSFHLHRIFKEVTGLTPKAYAAARRDRRVREALGRSGSVTDAIYDAGYNSNGRFYERSNEVLGMTPTRFRAGGADTDIRFAIGQCALGAILVAQSERGVCAIALGDDPDVLARELQDRFPNARLIGGDPAFEQLVARVVGFVEAPGVGLDLPLDVRGTAFQQRVWQALREIPPGSTASYAEIAERIGSPKSVRAVAQACGANALAVAIPCHRVVRSDGALSGYRWGVERKSALLKREAEAA
- a CDS encoding 2OG-Fe(II) oxygenase — encoded protein: MIDWDRVALDLDAEGSALIEGLLSREACESLAALYPLDPLFRSRVLMERHGFGRGEYKYFDYPLPERLAGLREEMYPQLAPIANRWNQVMGIDVRYPPEHAEFIARCHAAGQTRPTPLLLQYGEGDYNCLHQDLYGEHVFPLQLVILLSEPGRDFTGGEFVMTEQRPRMQSRPMVLPLRQGDAAVIAVHHRPVQGMRGVYRVNLRHGVSRVRSGHRHTAGIIFHDAA
- the alkB gene encoding DNA oxidative demethylase AlkB, whose translation is MTPDLFDDLDAPALPATQPLAPGAVLLRGFARPHEEQLLAGVEEVLERAPLRHLITPGGFRMSVAMSNCGRLGWVSDRSGYRYDENDPDSGQPWPAMPAAFLDLAAAAARAGGFEGFAPDACLINRYEPGTRLSLHQDRDEGNYDWPIVSVSLGLPAVFLFGGPKRSDKAQRVPLAHGDVVVWGGPSRLHYHGVLPVKAGAHPLTGGCRINLTFRRAG